The Flavobacterium piscisymbiosum genome includes a region encoding these proteins:
- a CDS encoding ISAon1 family transposase N-terminal region protein, whose product MQDSFIDILKLLLPEIIVDYFELTSYEKGEEILHLYLKEINSIPKEYRDSKLSSKGFFEEITVQDFPIRGHQVYLHITRRRWLNEDTGKVVFRDWNLVADGTRVTQEFASFLKEINRFQAK is encoded by the coding sequence ATGCAAGATTCTTTTATCGATATCCTTAAATTATTGTTACCAGAAATAATAGTAGATTATTTTGAGCTTACCTCTTATGAAAAGGGAGAGGAGATACTTCATTTGTATTTAAAAGAAATCAATTCGATTCCGAAAGAATACAGAGACTCAAAATTAAGTTCGAAAGGATTTTTTGAAGAGATAACTGTTCAGGATTTCCCTATTCGTGGACATCAGGTGTACCTTCACATTACTCGCAGAAGATGGCTTAATGAAGATACTGGAAAAGTAGTTTTCAGGGATTGGAATTTAGTAGCAGACGGAACTCGTGTAACCCAAGAGTTTGCGTCTTTTTTAAAAGAAATCAATAGATTCCAAGCCAAATGA
- a CDS encoding ISAon1 family transposase, with translation MAGNMGLIARKSFPNATRVTNRFHVHKLATEALQEIRIKYRWKAIDLENEATEKAKKSNVNFEPKILSNGDTLKQLLARSRYFLYKTKSKWTKNQLERAALLFELYPDIQKGYSLTQELRSIFENTKDKIIGFAKLAKWHEKVNQSGFKSFGTISRTIMNHYQTILNYFDNRSTNASAESFNSKIKAFRSQFRGVRNVEFFLFRLTNIYA, from the coding sequence ATGGCTGGTAATATGGGATTAATTGCCCGCAAATCCTTCCCTAATGCAACTCGTGTTACTAACCGGTTCCATGTTCACAAGCTGGCTACTGAAGCCTTGCAGGAAATCAGAATCAAATACAGATGGAAAGCTATAGATCTGGAAAATGAAGCAACGGAAAAAGCGAAAAAGTCAAATGTGAATTTTGAACCTAAAATACTCTCTAACGGAGACACCCTTAAACAGTTACTAGCCAGAAGTCGATATTTCTTATATAAAACCAAATCGAAATGGACTAAAAACCAATTAGAACGTGCTGCATTATTATTTGAATTGTATCCTGATATTCAAAAGGGATATAGTCTCACTCAAGAACTTCGAAGTATCTTCGAGAATACAAAAGATAAAATCATAGGCTTTGCCAAACTAGCCAAATGGCACGAAAAAGTAAACCAATCTGGATTTAAATCTTTTGGTACAATATCGCGAACAATTATGAATCACTATCAAACGATATTGAATTATTTTGACAACAGAAGCACTAATGCGTCGGCAGAATCTTTCAATTCTAAAATAAAAGCATTTAGATCCCAATTCAGAGGCGTTAGAAATGTAGAATTCTTCCTTTTTAGACTAACCAATATTTATGCTTAA
- a CDS encoding ABC transporter permease, whose amino-acid sequence MSLEYFIARRLITAKDYKSSISAPIIKIAISAIAIGIIMMIVSVATGIGLQQKIRDKVSAFNGQIIISNFDNNNSEVTLTPISKKQDFYPNFKSVPEVSHIQAIATKAGIIRTENAFEGIVFKGVGGDYDWNNIKEYIVEGKVPDFSKTLNEEVLISRLLADRLNLKVGDNFNTFFIKEEQGKMPNSRRFKIKGIFNSGFQQFDATYIIGDIRHIQRINKWSPDQVGAFEVFVKDFDNIKSTGIQVYDQTSSNLDTKTIIEKYSYIFDWLQLFDFNIVVILGVMILVATINMVVALLVLILERTQMIGILKAMGANNWTVRKIFLYNAFYLIIRGLFWGNLIGIAILLIQQQFGVVQLNPENYYVNQAPVYLNWGYIALLNLLTITVCFIVLLIPSYIITKISPVKAIRFD is encoded by the coding sequence TTGAGTTTAGAATATTTCATAGCAAGAAGACTTATAACTGCCAAAGATTATAAAAGCAGTATATCAGCGCCAATTATCAAAATTGCCATTTCGGCCATTGCCATTGGTATTATTATGATGATAGTTTCAGTTGCTACCGGAATAGGATTGCAGCAAAAAATACGTGATAAAGTTTCAGCTTTCAATGGCCAGATTATAATATCAAATTTTGATAATAACAATTCTGAAGTCACTTTAACCCCAATTTCCAAAAAACAGGATTTTTACCCCAATTTCAAATCAGTTCCAGAGGTAAGTCATATTCAGGCAATAGCAACTAAAGCCGGAATTATTAGAACCGAAAATGCTTTCGAAGGAATTGTTTTCAAAGGAGTAGGAGGAGATTACGACTGGAATAATATAAAGGAATATATTGTAGAGGGTAAAGTGCCTGATTTTTCTAAAACCCTAAACGAAGAAGTTTTAATTTCCAGACTTCTTGCAGATCGCCTTAATTTGAAAGTAGGAGATAATTTCAATACTTTCTTTATAAAAGAAGAACAAGGAAAAATGCCAAACAGTCGCCGATTCAAAATTAAAGGTATTTTCAATTCGGGATTTCAACAATTCGATGCGACCTATATAATAGGAGATATTCGTCACATTCAGCGAATCAATAAATGGAGCCCCGATCAGGTTGGAGCTTTTGAAGTATTTGTAAAAGACTTCGATAATATTAAATCAACAGGAATTCAGGTATACGATCAAACATCATCGAATTTAGATACAAAAACTATAATCGAAAAATACAGCTATATTTTTGATTGGCTACAACTTTTCGATTTCAATATCGTCGTTATCCTCGGAGTTATGATCCTGGTAGCTACCATAAATATGGTGGTCGCATTATTGGTGCTTATATTAGAGCGCACCCAAATGATCGGAATTCTAAAAGCAATGGGAGCAAATAACTGGACAGTCCGCAAAATATTTTTATACAACGCATTCTATCTTATTATACGAGGATTGTTTTGGGGTAATCTAATAGGGATTGCCATCTTGTTAATCCAGCAGCAATTCGGAGTCGTTCAGTTAAATCCTGAAAACTACTACGTCAACCAGGCACCGGTTTATCTAAACTGGGGATATATCGCCTTGCTAAATTTACTCACTATTACAGTTTGTTTTATTGTGCTGTTAATTCCGTCCTATATAATAACGAAGATCTCACCAGTCAAAGCGATTCGTTTTGATTAG
- a CDS encoding YkgJ family cysteine cluster protein, which yields MKQILNNLNKLAKDKHIENKKYFDKLKKKQPKNLDYVMQDLHDAEFKKTDCLQCANCCKTTGPLFTLADIERISKSFRQKPQQFIEQYLRIDEDKDYVLKSVPCTFLDSENYCMIYDVRPKACREFPHTDRKKFNQITDLTLKNVAICPAAYNIVEEMKKKLPL from the coding sequence TTGAAACAAATTTTAAATAACTTAAATAAGTTAGCCAAAGATAAGCATATCGAAAACAAAAAGTATTTTGATAAGCTGAAAAAGAAACAACCTAAGAATTTAGATTATGTTATGCAGGATCTGCATGATGCCGAATTTAAAAAGACAGATTGTTTACAGTGCGCCAATTGTTGTAAAACAACCGGGCCATTATTTACTTTGGCAGATATCGAACGAATTTCAAAATCATTCAGACAAAAACCACAGCAATTCATCGAACAGTATCTTCGAATAGATGAAGATAAAGACTATGTACTAAAAAGCGTTCCGTGTACTTTTCTGGATAGCGAGAATTATTGCATGATTTATGATGTTCGTCCAAAGGCATGCCGAGAATTTCCGCATACAGATCGTAAAAAGTTTAATCAAATTACAGATCTTACCTTAAAAAATGTTGCCATTTGTCCGGCAGCATATAATATAGTAGAAGAGATGAAAAAGAAACTTCCATTATGA
- a CDS encoding class I SAM-dependent methyltransferase has protein sequence MKDLFGKAMFDFQTNNSPEDIITETTISEEDEMSVDYLFRSYNEMPKLEQKALQLATGKTLDVGCGAGSHSLSLQNDRNLDVTSIDISAKAIETCKLRGVKNAKVENILDFEGEKFDTIILLMNGVGIFGKLENCNKFLSKLKSLLNPGGQILLDSSDIIYMFDEDEDGGKWIPSNNDYYGELVFNISYKGEKEEPFDWLYLDYNTLQNAAVANGLKCELILEGEHYDYLAKLSI, from the coding sequence ATGAAAGATCTATTTGGGAAGGCGATGTTCGACTTTCAAACCAATAATTCACCTGAAGATATCATTACAGAAACGACAATTTCTGAAGAGGACGAAATGAGTGTTGATTATTTATTCCGTTCTTATAACGAAATGCCTAAACTTGAGCAAAAAGCATTGCAATTGGCCACTGGAAAAACATTAGACGTTGGGTGCGGCGCCGGAAGCCACAGTTTGTCTTTGCAAAATGATCGCAATTTAGATGTTACATCGATAGATATTTCAGCAAAAGCTATTGAAACTTGTAAACTTCGCGGTGTTAAAAATGCAAAAGTTGAAAATATATTAGATTTTGAAGGAGAAAAATTTGATACCATAATTTTATTAATGAATGGTGTTGGTATTTTTGGCAAACTTGAAAATTGCAATAAATTTCTATCCAAACTAAAATCTCTTTTAAATCCGGGCGGACAAATTTTACTGGATAGCTCCGATATCATTTATATGTTTGACGAAGATGAAGATGGCGGAAAATGGATTCCCTCTAATAATGATTATTACGGCGAACTTGTTTTTAATATCTCTTATAAAGGAGAAAAAGAAGAACCTTTTGACTGGTTGTATTTAGATTACAATACACTTCAAAATGCAGCTGTTGCAAACGGATTAAAATGCGAACTCATTTTAGAAGGTGAACATTATGATTATTTGGCTAAACTTTCGATTTAA